GCTGCTGTGATGGTGTCGGAGGCAGGTGACGGGAGTTGTTGTCAAGCTTAGAGATATTCTGctatcttttcagttttgtcataTCGGTTTCTTACGTGACTTGTACTTTATTTTTTATGATATGAATTAGACATGtattaccatgcaaaaaaaaGCTACGACCTCAACGTCCACTCAAAAAAAGCTACAACCTCAACGAGTGAGCTAACTTTTTTTCAAATCATTGCATTTTTTGTGGGAAAATTCTTGTATATTTTGTATGATGCTTGTAGGTTTTCTTAGATGGCTTGCGACTTATTATCATTTTTCATCATGGAAAAACACAAGGATTTAAACACAAGAACAGATATTGAAGAAAAATAATAATGTTGTTGCACACGTATGGCCGACATGCAGTTAGGTGCGTCCGATTGGTGCACAAACAAGGAATAAAATAGAATAAAAGAAAGGGAAAAAATGAATAACAAAAACCACCTACCATGTCGGTGAAGTATATCCAGTGGAACACGCAGCGGACATGAAGCTAGGTTACACGTTTGCAATCTTAAAAGTTCAAGGAGTAGTATAAAACTAAAAtcaaaagaagaaaaaaacaacaTTGAATTGCAGTTGCATTGAACACATGAAGTTAGAGTCGAGGGCGATTGTGCAATCGGATGGTAATattaaaaaatttaaaaaatattattGTTTAATATAAAATTGAAAACAAAAAAAGTAGCAAGAATCATACCGttggcaaaagaaaaagtttataaaaagaaaataaaatatgaaaatgGTTGCATTTGCAGATGCATGGCTAGTGGTAGACATGCAGTTGCCCCTTCctaagaaaaacaaaacaaaacaaaattgCAGTCTTGTTGAAGACATGCAGTTGAAGGTGTGGACGACACTTACAGTTACATGTCTAATGACGGACAGGCCACTGCCCCTTCCCCTGATAAAACAACACAAAGTTGCAGTCAGGGCTACACTTGTGGTTGCGTGCCTAGTGACAAACATGCAACTGCCCATGCCAACAAAACATCCCAGAGTTGCGATTGTGACTGACACTTGCAATTGCATGCGTAGTGAAATGCATGCAACTACCCTTCACGAGAACACACCATAGAGTTGCGGTTGCGATGATAACATGCACCTACAATCAGGgggacacttgcagttgcatgcataGTGGCACGCATGCAACTGCCTCTTCCCACAACAAACCAACACAGAGTTGTAGTTCGCGGTGACACTTATAGTTACATGCCCAGATATACACATGTCCCTCCCGACAAAACACCATAGAGTTGCATGCCTAGTAGCAAAGATGCAATTGCCCCTCCCCAACCATAGAGTTCCAATCGCGTtgaagacatgcaattgcagtcggGGGCGACACTTGCAGTTCCATTCCTGGTGGCAGACATGCAACTACCCCTCCTGACAAAATACCACTGAGTTGCTGAAGGAAatttgccctagaggcaataataaagttattatttatttccttatatcatgataaatgtttattattcatgctagaattgtattaaccggaaacttagtacatgtgtgaatacatagacaaaacagagtgtccctagtatgcctctacttgactagcttgtttatcaaagatggttatgtttcctgaccatagacatgtgttatcatttgacgaactagatcacatcattaggagaatgatgtgatggacaagacacattcgttagcttagcattatgatcgttacagtttcattgctactgctttcttcatgacttatacatgttcctctgactctgagattatgcaactcctgaataccggaggaacacttagtgtgctatcaaacgtcacaacgtaactgggtgattataaagatgctctacaggtgtctccgatggtgtttgttgggttggatagatcgagactaggatttgtcactctgtgtttcggagaggtatctctgggccctctcggtaatgcacatcactataagccttgcaagcaatgtgactaatgagttaatcacgggatgatgcattacggaacgagtaaagagactttccggtaacgagattgaactaggtattgagataccgacgatcgaatctcgggcaagtagcataccgatgacaaagggaacaacgtatgttgttatgcggtttgaccgataaagatcttcgtagaatatgtaggaaccaatatgagcatccaggttccgctattggttattgaccgaagatgagtctcggtcatgtctacatagttctcgaacccgtagggtccgcacgcttaacgttcgatgacgatcggtattatgagtttatgtgttttgatgtaccaaaggtagttcggagtcccggatatgatcacggacatgacgaggagtctcgaaatggtcgacacataaagattgatatattggaaggctatgtttggacaccggaaaggttccgagtggttcgggcatttttccggagtaccgggaggttaccggaaccccccgggggtcaatgggccttcatgggccttagtggaaatagagggcagcaagggagttgtggggcgcgcccccccaggcccaaaccgaattggtttagggcttggggggccggcccctctttccttctcccctcctcctctttcattcccctcctagttggactaggaaagggggaacctactcctagtaggagtaggattccccccttggggcgcacctTATGAGGccgtcgccccctccccttgctcctttatatacgggggatgggggcacccctagaacacacaagttgacaattgttttagccgtgtgcggtgcccccctccatagatttccacctcggtcatatcgtcgtagtgcttaggcgaagccctgcgccggtaacttcatcatcaccgtcgccacgccgtcgggctgacgaaactctccctcggcctcaactggatcaagagtacgagggacgtcatcgagctgaacgtctGCTGAACATGGAAgtgtcgtatgttcggtgctaggatcggtcggatcgtgaagacgtacgactacatcaaccgcgttgtcataacgcttccgctttcggtctatgagggtacgtagacaacactctcccctctcgttgctatgcatcacctagatagatcttgcgtgttcgtagggattttttgaaattactgcgttccccaacagttgagGTAGGGGGCGACACTTGCATTTGTGCCTAGTGGCAGGCATGCAACTACCCCTCTCGACAAAACACCATAGGGTTGTAGTCATGTTGAAGACATACAGTTGCAGTCGGGGAGGCACTTGCAGTTACATGTCAGTCACCAGACATGCAACTGCCCCTTCGAACAAAACACCACCGAGTTGCAATAGgggcgacacttgcagttgcgtGTCTAGTGGTACCACAGAGTTGCAGTCGCGttgaagacatgcagttgcagGTTGGAGCGACACATGCAGTTGCATGCCAGTCACCAGACATGCAACCACCCCTTCAGACAAAAAACCACCAAGTTGCAATAGgggcgacacttgcagttgcgtGCCTAGTGGTATACCACAGAGTTGTAGTCGCGTTGAAGACATGCAGTTGTAGGTTGGAGCGaaacttgcagttgcatgcctagtgacAGACATACAATTGCACCTTTCGACAAAACACCATAAAGTTTCACTCGGGGCCAATACTTGGAGTTGCGTGCCTAGTGGCAGAGATGCAACTGCCCTCCCCTCCCCCCAAACACAGAGTTTGCAGTCGCGTTGAGGACATGCAATTGTAATCAGGGGGTGGGGTCAACACTTGCAATAGTGTGCCTGGTGAAAGACATGCAACTGGCCCTACCGACAAAACATCACCGAGTTACAGTAGGGGGTGACACTTGCAGTTCCGTGCCTAGTAATAGACATGCAATTGTCCCTCTCGACAAAACACCACAAAGTTGCAGTCGCCTTGAAGACATAAAGTTGCAGTCAAGGCATGACACTTGCAATTGCATGCCTACTGATAGACATGCAACTTCCCTCCTCCCTCGATAAAATACCACAAAGTTGCAGTCACATTGAAAACATGCAGTTGCAGCCGAGGGCGACACTTAGAGTTGTGTGCCTAGTGACAAACATACAAATGCTCTCTGCATGTCATATACTTCACTGTATGTTGCTATTTCTATTACAATGGAACTTACAtatgtttgtgtgtgtgtgtgtgtgtgtgtatactaAGATACTTTCTCACACAACAAGAAAAAACATGAAACAAGAAAAACAAGAAACATGTGTGCAAAAGACAGACACTAAAATGGTTCAAAAAGCTCCATCCATAAAAAATGCATTTTGTGCACTTTATAGAAAAAAATAAGTTTATTATTTAACAAATTAATTAAATAACAGGAGTCATGCCTTTAGCAAGAAAAAAGTTTAAACATCAATAAAAGGAGAAAAAAACAATTTAAAAAGTAAAGCAAGAAAAAATGAAATACAAATGCAAAAGAAAACCTCACAAAAAACACAGATGATAAAAAACACTTACAAGAAAATAAAGAAACCAGAACAAACAAATAAAGAGGAATAAATAAATAAACGGAAAAGGCCTAACAGTCAAAAGAAAAGGCACTCCCGCTACCCAGCCCATCACACGCATCCTGCACAACTCCGGAAAAAAGCAGGACACACTTGCCGTACCCGAAAATTACAGCTAGTAGCATCGCTCAAGATTCTTAATCTATCGATCGAGTGGGTTGCCTATCGACTGAGACTTCCTaaaatctcagtcgactgagatttagCATGTCCCTTTGAAAATACTTTCATAAAAAAACATGATAGTGTTTTTAGTTGCTCAATCTACCTCATTTTGTCCTGGAAAATAAATTTGTTTCATTCAGTTGGATTCCAAATTCAGTTCTGATAGGATTTCTGGTGTGATTCTAGAAGATTCCAGTTCATGTATTTATGTTTGGATGTCATATGGAAAACAATGTTATTCATTCTACGGTTTTGCGTGTTTGAAATTTGGACCTCGTGTTTGCACATCAGTTTTTTTCTGAAATAAATTGAAATTTAATCAACATTGCCTTTTTTTGGTTAATCAACATTGTCAAACATACAGAGGAGCTTTTTTTAGCAATACAGAGGAGCTAATAAGAAGAAAATGTGAGACACAAGGGTACTACCCATGTACCTAGGAGAGATTTTTAGCTTATTGGTGGACCAGTTCATGGAAGTATGTCATATGTACTTGTGAAGATGATGTTGGTTAAACTTCGGTATTTTAATTTCTATCTTGACATGAATTTAAGCAAATATATATGAGAGTTGTGAGCAACGTACATGTGCCAAGGAGCAACTTTGAGCTTATCTACAGATTAATTCATGCAAGTGGGTCCCAGCAACTTGGACCGACGAATTTCATAAATTTTGATATTTAAACTTCAACCTTGTGTTCACTGGCAGAGCTATAGCAAGGCCGGATGGGCCATGACCCACCCAGCCCAAAGCAAAAACAGTGTGGGTTGAGATTAGACTTTGCCAATTTGAGGAAAATAGTGGGCTTTTCTTTGTACTGGCCCGCCCATAGTTGGCACTGTAGCTCCGCCATGCTCATGTTCATACTATAAATTTCCACACCCAAAATTGAAACTTCATGGGCAGACGTGAAAATAAACGCTGGTATTTTAGTCATTCATATTATTTTTAGTTCCCCTCTTTCACCATTTTCGCTCCACGAATGTTTACGTGTCGACGGTGTTGCTACATGGATGATCCAACGTCGGCGTTAGAGAGCTCCTCTCACGATGGTGATGTGGCCGTGAGAGGACCAAAATCTATTGCTGTGAGGTCATTCGTGGCGCCACTAAGGCACCCTAGGCTCACGAGAGAATATCCAGTGGAAACCAAGTCGCGGCAGAACCTTAACGAGAAAACAGTGGCAACAACAAAGTTTGTCGATGCGCGAAGGCGTAGATGAGCTACGACTGTGGGCAACGTAAGTGAGCCAGCATCGGAGCATTCCGACCAACAAAGCAACGTACAAAACAAATAAGGTTGGAAGAGCCAGGGTTAATCTGGTCTTTTCAAGTGCTTGTAAATAGAAAAACAAAAGGGAAATCAATTAAAAGGGGGGAATGTATGGCAATCAAGGTATCCATGAGCTGGGTGGCGAATCCCAAGTGAAAAATATCCAATTTCCTCTtctcttcctctcgctcccatcAAAGGTGGAGCTGACCCCGGGCACCTAGGATTCAAGTAGAATTTTCTATTTCACGCTTTAGTACTCATCCCATATGCACGCCACAACCCTGCAGCAAACACTCTTTAAAGTGGTCCGACCATATAAAGTTTCGTTTTCAACCGGTTTTGTGAAGCTTCCAGATGGTTTTATCTTTCATCTTTTTCTATGTTTGTTTATTTGGTTTTCACTCTAGTTTTTTCTGGTTTTCCTTTTTAGTTACTTTAAAAAAAGAAAATTCTTAACATTTTAAAATTAAGTAACATTTTtaaaattcgtgaacatttttaaaattcatgaatacTTTCTAAATTCTAAACTCTTGAATATCTTTAAATTTTTTGAACGTTTTTCAAATTCATTGACATTTTGaataaaattcatgaacatttttaaaattcatgaaacatAATTTATTTCACCAATCTAGTTCTTTCCCTAAGTGAGCATGCAACATAATAGAAGGAGGGGGAATAAAACGCAGCCAGCCGAGTGAGTGGTCTGACGATCGACCTGAAAGAAATTAAATGGGACGCAACGTAGGCCACGCTAAGAAAAGCCCCTTGGGGCATGTTTTTCTGAAACTGGCATATGAATTATTTGAGAGGGCAACTAACTGATGGTTACCATCCCTAAAAAGACTAACTGGCGGCTACCCCTTCGAGGCCTTTCTAGCGGGCGCTGGAGCATGCCGCATGGTCCGCTCGGCCGCTGCCACGTGTTACGTGCTGGGCGTACCCTCAGGATTTTGTTTTTTTGTTGCACACAGTTTCAGTTTTTACAGGTTATGTTGTTTTTTCCTTGGTTTACCCTAGGTGTTGAAGGAAAAAACAATTTCACTTCTTGGGGAAGTCGTGCTATTCTGCAAGAAGCACAATATGTGCTTCTATGTGAAGCATAACTGTGCTCcctgaaaagaaaagaaaaacatagTTGTGCTTCCAAAAAAAAAATCACAGCATGTGCTTCTATGAGAAGCTCAACTGTGCTTTCCGAAAAGGGAAAAAACAGTTGTGCTTCCCCGGAAAACGAGAAACACAACCTGTGCTTTTATGAGAAGCATAATTGTGCTTCCCGAAAATGGAGAAGCATAGTTTGTGCTTCCACGAGGAGCACAATTATGTTTGCCGAAAAGGGAAAAGCACATTTGTGCTTTCCAAAAAAAGTGAATAAAGCCTAATTGTGTTTCTAGGTTCTGATTTTTTTATATATCCATTTTTTTGTTTTGGTCTTTTTTTATTTCCATTTTACTTTTTACTTTTTTATTTTCCTGTGAAATTTTTTCTGCGAAACCTATTAACATAAGATCTAGTTTCAAAGATTTTGACGTGAGAAACCCAATGGTGAAAATGGTTCgtgatttggacgcacggttcaAGAGATAAAAAGCATTTTGAAAAGAAAAAAACGAATATACGGAAAAAggaaactcccaggttgcgacaactGACGCAGTGCACCACTTATCAGCATCAGTGAAGATGTGGAGTGACCTTTATAAGGGTACCCCTTAATTAGTGATTTTGATTATTTGACTTACCTGAAAAAAGGAATTATTTGAACTCCCAACCTACACAGATTTTTACCCATCATGAAATAAAAATACCTACACAAATTTCTATATGGGCCTGGTATAGCTGGCCAAATGGGTCGTTTTTCTCGGGCCGGCCCATGAGCACGCCGGCATGGCCCGCCTTGGGCCAGGCACGGCACGGGCTAAACAGGCCGGGCCCGGCACGCCCTGGGCCGTGCCTGGGCCTGGAGGCTGGGCACGCGGGCCGACACGGCACGGCCCGAttacttttttttatttttttatacaTCTATATATGGCCCAACATGTAAAAATAGACTAAAAAACGCTCAATGCGTTAAATAACAGACTGAAAATATGCGGCCCACCATACTAAACAGGCCAACGTGCCGGCCCGTTTACTAACTGGGCCGTGCCTGGGCCTAGGGGCGCAGCACGCGGGCCGGCACGGCACGGCCCGTATAGTAATCGTGCCCTAGCGGGCCGTGCCGGGCCAGGCACGATTGCGATGGGCCGGCCCGTCTGGCCAGGTATAGGCCTGGGGTCCAGCCAGCGCAGCACAAGCCCCTgctctccctcctctctcctcgaACAGCCTAGGGTGGCTATGGGCATCCATATCCAGCTGGATAAGGATAGCCATACTTTCTGTTTGGTTGATGAATGAGGTTAGCCTATGTTTTGTTTGGTTTGAAGGTTGAATTTTGGATGTGGATAGCCTTTGACCGGAGCTGCTGCAGCACAAAAAATCAAGAAAAAATGATTAGCAGGTTGGATAGAAAATCAACGGAGAAAGCACACATCAGTACATATGGCCGCCGCAATACACGCAGCAAGTTTGGCCGCACAGCTAGCAAGGCCGGCTGCCGGCATAGCGCGCGCAACACCTGCTCACGGGGCGCACAGCATACGCACCTGCCGGACAGATGCAGGGCCGACAGCGCCCGCGCACGGGGCGCACAGCCGGCGCACCGGACGGAGAGAAGCAGGGCCAGCGCCGCCATCCGCAGGGCTCCGGCGGCCGCGCGCGGCACTCACCTGTGTTGGCCGCCGGCGCGACGGCCTCTGCTGACAAAGGAGGAGAGAAGGCAAAGGAAGGAGAGAGTCATGCCGCTGTGCACTCACTGTCGTCCCCGGGATTGGATCTGCCGGCGCCGCTGCGCGCTCACGGTCGTCGTCGGGCTTCGATCTGCCGCCGCGGCTGCAACGGAGAGAAGAGAGATGGAAAGGGGAAAAGAGATAGATAGAGCGGAGAAAAACGTTTCGCGGGCCGCGCGGCGGGATGCCCACATCCGCGAGATTTTCGCGGACGCGCATAGCCGCGTTTTGGACGAATATTCGAAGCATCTGGCCATCCCTATCCCAACTCGTCCGTGAACCAAACGACTGTCATCCACGTAAAAAACAGCTATCCCTGTCCAACAGAGGGATAGCCCAGCATCCAAACGCATCCTAACGCACGAAACGCATCCCAGCCCAAACGCCACGAGCACGCACGCCGCCGCCCAGTGTCTGCGCTCCGCCGGCGCCGTCCCCCCTTTCCCGGCCTTCCCCCGCCCCGGTCAACATCTCCCGCGTAGCCTGGCCGTGCCGCACTACTGCGGTGCGCCGTGCGCCCCCTGCTGGCCCCGGCCAGCCGGCCTCCCTCCGCGGCGGCGACGAGCAGAGCAGCCAACGTGGCGACGGCGGGCCCCCTCCTGTGCGCTCCGGCCCCGTGCTTCTGCCGCCGCCGGCTGTGTGGCCTGCTTCTGCCTACTGCCGCCGCGGCGCCCCTCCTCTCGCTGGTAACTTTCTCGCTGGTAGTTTTGGTCTTTGGTGAATTGGTGTATGCATTGTCTGATTGTCACACTGCATATATAGATGATTTAAACGCTGAACTGAAATTTAAATGGAATGGATTGTGTATGTGAGCATGTCTGTATGTCTAATGTGCTGATGGAACTCGGTTGATTCATTTTGCAGAAATAGAAGTTGGTGTTTGCTTCAATCCTGGCTTCATCACTGGCTCCCATCTCAGTATCCCACCATGCTCTTCAGTCGGAAGCTTCTCCCATGGCCGTGCCCAAGACAGTCACAAGCCCAGGCTCTGCTCTGCCGCCCATTTTCCGCCTTCTACCCAACCAACCCCGACGATGACGACCCTCCGTTTACACGGATCCCCAAAACCCCACCTCGAGCTTCGGCGCCGGCGCCGCCACCGCCGAAGCCCAAAGACCAGCCTGCCAAGATCAGCCCCGACGAGCCGGCACACTCCGACCTTCCCTTCGACTTCCGGTACTCGTACTCGGAGACTGACCCGACCTGGAGGCCCATTGGGTTCCGCGAGCCAACCCGGTTTTCGCCCTTCGGCCCCGGCCGCCTTGACCGGCCTTGGGACggcgtcgtcgccgccgccgtgcgcGCCGAAGGGAACAGAGAGGATGTTTGTGGCGGTCCGAGTCGTAGGGATGAGGTGCTTGGCGAGGCACTGTCGGAAGCGGAGGTGGCAGAGCTCGTGGAGAGGTACCGGCACAGCGACTGCTCCCGGCAGATCAATTTGGGTGAGTTCTTGGTGCTCTCAGCAACTCAGTGCTGAAATGGCGTTTCTGTCTGATGATTTTAGTTGTCCAAGCTTTCGCATTACAAATCCCAATCTTATTGCACATTTTATTTGATTGATGAGGGAATAACGAGTACTAGAATTTTTAGCATTGAATTTGGCCAAATCCGTGATAAAAGATTGCATATTTTACATTGTAATAAAATTTGGATCAATTGTTTccatagtactccctctgtcaacaaatataagatgttttagatcactaaaatagtggtctaaaacgtcttatatttgtttacagaggaAGTATATGGGAAGATTATGCATATTTGTGCAGATTATATTTGTTTACAGATGCCATTGTGCATATTTGTGCAGATTATGTTGTTGCAACTGTTATATTTGAACATTTGATCATTCGCGTAGCTCAGGAAAAATTGCATTTTTCTTAAGAagcattcccttgttcctgctaTAAATAAGATGTGTCGTATTCTCAGGGAAAGATGGTGTAACTCATAATATGCTCGATGACATCCACAACCACTGGAGACGTGCAGAAGCAGTCAGAATCAAATGTCTTGGGGTTGCAACTCTTGACATGGACAATATATGCTTCCATCTTGAGGTCATAATGTGTTGCCACATGCTTGAGAAAATTAGGGATTGAACTCTCCTTTTCTGTTGAATTCTGTTATCCATCAATTTCTGATGTGAGTGCACCATTTTGCAGGATAAAACAGGTGGGAGAATCATATACCGTAGCATAAATATACTCATCCTATATCGTGGCCGGAACTATGATCCAAAACAACGGCCTGTCATACCATTGATGTTGTGGAAGCCATTGGCTCCTATTTATCCTAAGGTTGTCCAAAATGTTGCTGAAGGGTTGACTTTTGAGGAAACAAAAGAAATGAGAAACAAAGGATTACATTCGCCACCGCTTATGAAACTGAGTAAGTTGGAATATTTCTAGCAAGACCATTTCGAATCACATAAGCGCATATTTCTAGCAAGACCATTTCGAATCACATAAGTGCATACTTCCATCTCACTATCTTGTTGCCAATATATTGTCGCTCCTATGTTGTGATATTTCTGTCTTGTGCAGCTAGGAATGGTGTTTATGTTAATGTTGTTGACAAAGTGAGAGAGGCCTTTAAGACTTTGGAAGTTGTGAGACTAGATTGCTCTCATTGCGGTACTAGTGATTGCAAAAAAATTGGTGTGAAGCTGAGGGTATGTTGTAACTTTCTAATGCTCTCTATGAATTAATCCCATCAGTCTTGCATTCATATGGAAGAACAATGAAACTGGAAAGAATTTGAATAAAAGCTCTAATCAAACAGGTGTGCTGGTGTAGTAGTTAACTTGCAGTTGAGATATAACGACCCTCCTGCAGTTTGCAGTTCGCTCGTCATATATGCAGCTAAAGTATATTATGCCTTAGAACTTGCTTATAATTTCAGACAGAAGACATCTCCTTTGCAACACAACAGTAAGAAACACTGGAGAGTTTACGATAGAAACTAGACACTCCTTTATCTCTTGCAAACATAGCACTTGGAATGCTTTATTTAACTTTGTTGTTTCTTTCCTTTGGTTTCATAGGATTTGGTTCCATGCATCCCTATACTATTTAAAGATGAACAAATTATTCTCTGGAGAGGGAAGCGGGACCAGGAGGACTCTGTTTCAGCTCATTGTGCTTCTTGGCCACAGTGATGCAAGTGCTTgtaatctactccctccgttcctaaatagatgactcaactttgtactaactttagtataaagttgagtcatctattttggaacggaggggaGTACAACCCTATACTCAGAGTAGCAGCTAGCTGAAGCAGGCCTGCTTTTTGGGTTACTTCTGTGAGTTGCATGAGATGTGTTCACTGGAGTATAAGGATCTGCAGTCTACAAGAAATGGTCTAATTGTTTGTCAGCATTTCTTGGCTGCTGTTTGAAGTAATTTTATCTTGAGAGCATGTGGACCTTACAACCAGAAAGTGGGTTTCTTTCTGGGTGAAGAGAAAGACAAtttctaagagcatctccagcagcCGCGCTGGA
The sequence above is a segment of the Aegilops tauschii subsp. strangulata cultivar AL8/78 chromosome 6, Aet v6.0, whole genome shotgun sequence genome. Coding sequences within it:
- the LOC109734180 gene encoding CRS2-associated factor 2, mitochondrial translates to MLFSRKLLPWPCPRQSQAQALLCRPFSAFYPTNPDDDDPPFTRIPKTPPRASAPAPPPPKPKDQPAKISPDEPAHSDLPFDFRYSYSETDPTWRPIGFREPTRFSPFGPGRLDRPWDGVVAAAVRAEGNREDVCGGPSRRDEVLGEALSEAEVAELVERYRHSDCSRQINLGKDGVTHNMLDDIHNHWRRAEAVRIKCLGVATLDMDNICFHLEDKTGGRIIYRSINILILYRGRNYDPKQRPVIPLMLWKPLAPIYPKVVQNVAEGLTFEETKEMRNKGLHSPPLMKLTRNGVYVNVVDKVREAFKTLEVVRLDCSHCGTSDCKKIGVKLRDLVPCIPILFKDEQIILWRGKRDQEDSVSAHCASWPQ